A window of Kribbella sp. NBC_00382 genomic DNA:
GGCCGACCAGCCCGGACCGCACGGGTCCCGCCACGAAGGTCAGCCCGTCGAACAGGACGTCGCCGTCCGGCCAGGCGAAAGAGAGGTCAGTACAGGTCAAAGAGTAAGACATGGGGTGCTCCGAGATCTCGAACGAGACCGTCCACCGATCGGTGGCGATCAACCGCTACTGAAGAGAGATCTCAGTTCGACAACCCGAACCCCTGACGCCGGCAATGTGACACCGACAAGAGTAGGCGCACCCCCGCCCGGCTTCAACTCCATTTACCGGATCAGTTGCTCCAAGCAACAGTTACTTGCGCCAGGGCATGTGCTGCAGCGTCCACGTGTTGCCGTCCGGGTCGGCGAACCACGCATAGAACACCCCACCCATGTCCTCGACCGGCGCAACGTCGACACCACGGTCGATCAGTTCGGCCCGGGCTGCCTCGATGTCGGCGACGACGAGGTGCAGGCCACGCAGAGATCCGATCGGCATGTCCATCTGCGCGATCCCGGTGCTCAGGGTGATCGAGCAGTACGACCCCGGCGGCGTGAGCTGCACGATCCGGACCCCCTCAGCCGGCGTCACGTCGACATCGACGGTGAACCCGAGCTGATCGGCGTAGAAGGCCTTGGACTTGTCGAGGTCACTGACCGGTACGAGCACAAGCTCCAGCAGGAATGATCCAGGGCGAACATCAGCGGTGGGGTTCTTCTCGGTCATCTGACTGTCCTTCTTCTCAGGGGTAGCTGCCTGTCACGCAGTACGTCGGAACCGATCTCGGATTCTCGACACGGTCACTCAGCGGGCCTTGCGGAGCCAGGTCTCTACGCCGGAGATGTGGGCCGTCATCCAGGCCCGGGCCGCGTCTGTGTCGCTGGCTTCGATGGCGTCGAGGATGGCGGTGTGTTCGGCGAGGGTGCGCTCGACCGCGCCGGCCTGGGTGACGCCCCGCCAGATCCGGGCCCGCTGGGTGGCGCCGGAGATGCCGTCGAGCAGCGAGCAGACGACGGCGTTGCCGCTGGCCTCGGCGATCCCCCGGTGGAAACGCAGATCATTGGCGACCAGCTCGTCGATCGGCGCGTCGGCGGTCAGGTCACTGGTCAGCAGCCGGAGCTCGGCCAGCTGTTCGCGGGTGATGCGGACGGCCGCCAACGCAGCGACGCCCGGCTCCAGCAACCGGCGTACCTCGAAGAACTGCAGCACCGAGTCGTCCTGGTGCAGGTCGACCATGAAGCTGAGCGCGTCGAGCAGGTGCGCGGAGTCGAGCGAGGTCACATACGTACCGTCGCCGTGCCGCACGTCGAGCACGTTGAC
This region includes:
- a CDS encoding VOC family protein, with translation MTEKNPTADVRPGSFLLELVLVPVSDLDKSKAFYADQLGFTVDVDVTPAEGVRIVQLTPPGSYCSITLSTGIAQMDMPIGSLRGLHLVVADIEAARAELIDRGVDVAPVEDMGGVFYAWFADPDGNTWTLQHMPWRK
- a CDS encoding FadR/GntR family transcriptional regulator; translated protein: MALTDEAIVKIKDMITSGELGPGDRLPKEADLAARLGLSRNSLREAVKALTLVNVLDVRHGDGTYVTSLDSAHLLDALSFMVDLHQDDSVLQFFEVRRLLEPGVAALAAVRITREQLAELRLLTSDLTADAPIDELVANDLRFHRGIAEASGNAVVCSLLDGISGATQRARIWRGVTQAGAVERTLAEHTAILDAIEASDTDAARAWMTAHISGVETWLRKAR